A single Crateriforma conspicua DNA region contains:
- a CDS encoding PVC-type heme-binding CxxCH protein gives MPENTDAGYLSMNRPPNTRRQTPMTSPSQDPASTTIRSTPPRLFLLAFHLGLFSVSNGLHAADPLRGQPLQPDVAAASEEAEQAVASIRIPDGWSIDLFAAEPKVANIVAMTVDPHGQVYVCESYRQSRGVTDNRAHDEPWLLADLAARTVQDRIDYHHRLLGDAAITYAQHDDRIRRLTDNNGDGRADLSEVIANGFNGIEEGTGAGILVRGDTLYYTCIPRLWRFDDANGDGQFESKKALSDGYGVRVAFRGHDLHGIIKGPDGRLYFSIGDRGYHITTAEGKVLSNPAVGAVFRCEEDGSNLEVFCNGLRNPQELACNDLGDWFTVDNNSDSGDKARIVHLLQGGDSGWRMYYQYLPDRGPFNREKIWHPYHNEQPAYLNPPVTNFTDGPSGLAFYPGTGFGDALKDKFLICDFRGGPANSGVRSFELATNGATYRLDADDQPIWQVLATDIEFGPDGSIYVSDWVDGWEGLGKGRIYRITSDQQDQDLTRQVADLLAADWSKRDADKLVADLAHVDRRVRLEAQWELADRQSVDRLVAVIGDQSAERIARIHASWGLEEILRHSPDDDALRQQVWKATRQWLQDKDGVLRAAAVKFAGETGDRESSSRLVDLLADPSPRVRYFAAMALSQMKIPGGFAGVVVMLEKNANKDPALRHAGVMFLANAVDPNKVTSLAKHPSVAVRRAAVVALRRMRSERVTDFLNDADPLVVTEAARAIYDAPIPVALMPLAERIAHPMTDPALVRRVLAANYRIGGARQAESLAQYASDETAATDMRIEALQMLAAWGRPDPRDRVLNDYRPISPRLPKIAADALRPHVDRMLKSHPEIRDQAIKSASQLGIQQIAPELARRIQDTGRSDDQRASALLALARLDSQQAVRIATEIPDEPAGRINEAALEVLSRHAAKKSVPRFIEATKSSSMKVRQQAWDALASLNDPTAAEAVRDAVDRYLAGQLDAVVELNVLEAARKRLPPDQTALIDQHIESLQSDEPLAPWWSARDGGDAQLGRRLFFEKTELSCVRCHKVDRTGGEVGPELTDIGRTKDRRYLLEAICLPDAQIAKGFETTVVADIDGHVHTGIVVSETDESLVILGADGRRTVLHPDDIEFRKKGKSSMPADLTQSMTMRELRDLVAYLSTLEAVEDPDRIE, from the coding sequence ATGCCGGAAAACACCGACGCCGGTTATCTTAGCATGAACCGTCCGCCCAACACCCGCCGCCAAACGCCTATGACCTCGCCATCGCAGGATCCCGCATCCACGACGATTCGATCGACGCCACCACGCCTGTTTCTCCTGGCCTTCCATTTGGGCCTCTTTTCAGTATCCAACGGACTTCACGCCGCCGATCCGTTGCGTGGCCAGCCGCTGCAGCCCGATGTGGCGGCCGCATCGGAGGAAGCCGAACAAGCGGTTGCATCGATTCGCATTCCCGATGGATGGTCGATCGATCTGTTCGCCGCCGAACCCAAGGTCGCCAACATCGTCGCGATGACCGTCGACCCGCATGGCCAAGTCTATGTGTGCGAAAGTTATCGCCAAAGCCGCGGCGTCACCGACAATCGGGCCCATGATGAACCCTGGTTGTTGGCGGATTTGGCCGCCAGGACCGTCCAAGATCGCATCGATTATCACCACCGATTGTTGGGTGATGCGGCGATCACTTATGCCCAGCACGACGACCGCATCCGCCGGTTGACCGACAACAATGGCGACGGCCGGGCCGATCTTAGCGAAGTCATCGCCAACGGATTCAATGGGATCGAAGAAGGCACCGGTGCGGGAATTTTGGTCCGCGGTGATACGCTGTACTACACCTGCATTCCAAGGCTATGGCGTTTTGACGATGCCAATGGCGATGGCCAATTCGAAAGCAAGAAAGCACTGTCCGACGGCTATGGCGTCCGCGTCGCATTTCGCGGACACGATCTGCACGGCATCATCAAAGGCCCCGATGGTCGGCTGTACTTCAGCATCGGTGATCGCGGCTATCACATCACGACGGCCGAAGGCAAAGTCTTGTCCAACCCGGCCGTCGGCGCCGTGTTTCGCTGTGAAGAAGACGGCAGCAACCTGGAAGTTTTCTGCAACGGCCTGCGGAACCCTCAAGAATTGGCGTGCAACGACCTGGGCGACTGGTTCACCGTCGACAACAACAGCGACAGCGGCGACAAAGCTCGGATCGTTCACTTGCTGCAGGGCGGTGACAGCGGATGGCGCATGTATTACCAGTACCTGCCCGATCGCGGACCGTTCAATCGTGAAAAGATTTGGCATCCCTATCACAACGAACAACCGGCGTACTTGAATCCGCCCGTCACGAACTTTACCGATGGCCCCAGCGGCCTGGCGTTCTATCCCGGCACCGGCTTCGGCGACGCTCTGAAAGACAAGTTTCTGATTTGTGACTTTCGCGGTGGGCCCGCCAACAGCGGCGTGCGGTCTTTTGAATTGGCCACCAACGGTGCAACGTATCGGCTGGATGCCGACGACCAACCGATTTGGCAAGTCCTGGCGACCGACATCGAATTCGGCCCCGACGGTTCGATCTATGTCAGCGACTGGGTCGACGGTTGGGAAGGCTTGGGCAAAGGCCGGATCTATCGCATCACGTCCGATCAACAAGACCAAGATCTGACACGGCAGGTCGCTGATCTTCTGGCCGCCGACTGGTCCAAACGCGACGCCGATAAGTTGGTCGCCGACTTGGCCCACGTCGACCGGCGGGTGCGTCTGGAAGCCCAGTGGGAATTGGCCGATCGCCAATCAGTGGACCGTTTGGTTGCCGTCATCGGCGACCAATCCGCCGAACGCATCGCCCGTATCCATGCATCGTGGGGGCTGGAAGAAATCCTGCGGCACAGCCCCGATGACGATGCCCTTCGCCAACAAGTTTGGAAAGCCACCCGGCAATGGTTGCAAGACAAAGACGGCGTTCTGCGCGCCGCCGCGGTCAAGTTTGCCGGCGAAACGGGTGACCGTGAATCGTCCAGCCGTCTGGTCGACTTGCTGGCCGACCCATCACCCCGCGTGCGGTATTTCGCAGCGATGGCGCTAAGTCAGATGAAGATCCCCGGTGGTTTCGCGGGCGTCGTTGTGATGCTTGAAAAGAACGCCAACAAAGACCCCGCGTTGCGACACGCCGGCGTCATGTTCTTGGCCAACGCCGTCGATCCCAACAAGGTCACCAGCCTGGCCAAGCACCCCAGTGTCGCCGTTCGCCGCGCCGCCGTGGTCGCGCTTCGTCGTATGCGTAGCGAACGTGTGACGGACTTTCTGAATGACGCGGATCCTTTGGTGGTGACCGAAGCGGCACGTGCGATCTATGACGCCCCCATCCCGGTTGCATTGATGCCGCTGGCCGAACGGATCGCTCATCCCATGACCGATCCCGCATTGGTTCGTCGTGTTCTGGCAGCAAATTATCGCATCGGTGGCGCCCGGCAAGCCGAAAGTCTGGCCCAATACGCGTCGGACGAAACGGCCGCGACGGACATGCGAATCGAAGCCCTGCAGATGCTGGCGGCTTGGGGACGCCCCGATCCCCGCGACCGAGTGCTGAACGACTATCGCCCGATCAGCCCGCGTCTGCCAAAAATTGCCGCAGACGCGTTGCGCCCCCACGTCGATCGCATGCTGAAATCGCATCCCGAGATCCGTGATCAGGCGATCAAGTCCGCATCACAACTAGGCATCCAGCAAATTGCACCGGAGCTTGCACGACGCATCCAGGACACCGGCCGCAGCGACGACCAGCGTGCGTCTGCTCTGCTGGCGCTGGCTCGTTTGGATTCACAACAAGCGGTGCGCATCGCGACGGAAATCCCCGACGAACCGGCCGGGCGTATCAACGAAGCCGCGTTGGAAGTCCTTTCGCGGCACGCGGCCAAGAAATCAGTGCCACGATTCATCGAAGCCACCAAGTCGTCCAGTATGAAAGTTCGACAACAAGCGTGGGATGCACTGGCCAGTTTGAACGATCCGACCGCCGCCGAAGCGGTCCGTGACGCCGTCGATCGGTACTTGGCCGGTCAGCTGGATGCCGTGGTGGAATTGAACGTCCTGGAAGCAGCTCGAAAGCGTTTGCCGCCCGATCAGACCGCGTTGATCGACCAGCATATCGAATCGCTGCAATCCGACGAACCGTTGGCTCCCTGGTGGTCGGCCCGCGATGGCGGCGATGCACAATTGGGACGCCGATTGTTTTTCGAAAAGACAGAACTGTCGTGCGTCCGATGCCACAAGGTTGATCGCACCGGTGGCGAAGTCGGCCCCGAATTGACCGACATCGGACGGACCAAAGACCGACGATACTTGTTGGAAGCCATCTGTCTGCCCGACGCGCAAATTGCCAAAGGGTTTGAAACCACGGTGGTCGCCGATATCGATGGCCATGTGCACACGGGCATCGTCGTTTCGGAAACCGACGAAAGCTTGGTCATCTTGGGGGCCGACGGACGAAGGACGGTGCTGCATCCAGACGACATCGAATTCCGAAAGAAGGGCAAATCGTCGATGCCGGCCGACCTGACCCAATCCATGACGATGCGCGAACTGCGCGATTTGGTCGCCTATCTGTCCACCCTGGAAGCCGTCGAAGATCCCGACCGCATCGAGTAG
- a CDS encoding DUF1559 domain-containing protein, protein MCSAGDGEDHRGGFTLVELLVVIAIIGVLVSLLLPAVQASREAARRMDCGNRTRQIALAVHNYHSAFKYLPRAWWLETPPDRPFNGGNWMMAILPQMEQEGLYDQLDRRFLSVDQLSPDNVTLLQTTMQSFLCPSSPGNPDSRRYTFNSTPAGLPFTATDLAPSDYTPTTGVRGTYANFAYGPELKGNREGVLQVVSEAFGGEHDGRFADVIDGLSQTIMFGERTGGNVVYSGRRVDPIATKNLIGLEGGGWGDLLNGEHWLQGSLQGGLSWPPQGGPCAINCTNARGFGFYSFHPGGCHFAKADGSVGLIDANVDPEVFAAQITRRGGEVFSIDGN, encoded by the coding sequence ATGTGCAGTGCAGGTGACGGTGAAGATCACCGTGGCGGCTTTACGTTGGTTGAACTGTTGGTCGTGATCGCGATCATCGGGGTGTTGGTATCACTGCTTCTGCCCGCGGTGCAGGCTTCACGCGAAGCCGCCCGCCGCATGGATTGTGGAAATCGCACACGCCAAATCGCATTGGCGGTCCACAACTATCACTCGGCCTTCAAATACCTGCCGCGTGCGTGGTGGTTGGAAACGCCGCCGGACCGACCATTCAACGGCGGCAATTGGATGATGGCCATCCTGCCGCAAATGGAACAAGAAGGTTTGTATGACCAACTGGATCGCCGATTTCTGTCGGTCGACCAACTGAGTCCCGACAACGTGACGTTGTTGCAGACGACGATGCAATCGTTTCTCTGTCCTTCGTCGCCGGGCAACCCGGATTCGCGTCGCTACACCTTCAATTCGACGCCTGCAGGATTGCCTTTCACGGCGACCGACCTGGCGCCGTCGGATTACACACCCACGACCGGCGTGCGGGGCACCTATGCGAACTTTGCTTATGGCCCCGAGCTAAAAGGCAACCGCGAAGGCGTCTTGCAAGTGGTCAGCGAAGCATTCGGGGGTGAACATGACGGCCGATTCGCAGATGTGATTGATGGATTGTCACAAACGATCATGTTCGGCGAACGAACCGGCGGGAACGTTGTCTACAGCGGACGTCGAGTCGATCCGATTGCGACCAAAAACCTGATCGGCTTGGAAGGCGGCGGTTGGGGCGACTTACTGAACGGCGAACATTGGTTGCAAGGATCGTTGCAAGGCGGATTGAGCTGGCCGCCACAGGGCGGACCCTGTGCGATCAATTGCACCAACGCACGCGGCTTCGGTTTCTACAGCTTTCATCCCGGTGGATGCCACTTTGCCAAGGCCGATGGATCGGTCGGACTGATCGATGCAAACGTGGACCCCGAGGTCTTCGCGGCTCAGATCACGCGTCGCGGCGGAGAGGTTTTCTCGATCGATGGAAACTGA
- a CDS encoding peptidase associated/transthyretin-like domain-containing protein: MRMKADDAYHRSPHPADRFPGAKQVCTVLLLVAMPLFIVGCGSSRQPGDLVPITGLVTVDGDPAQGVVIQLHPPQPDPPLAQAITDAEGRFAISTRTAGDGATPGSYDVTFVWSTFNAVTRSQEGDKLNGRYADPSSTSIHWDVPDADSWDAGTITLSTE; encoded by the coding sequence ATGCGGATGAAAGCCGACGATGCTTACCACCGATCACCGCACCCGGCCGATAGGTTTCCAGGCGCGAAACAGGTGTGCACGGTCTTACTTTTGGTCGCGATGCCGTTGTTCATCGTCGGCTGTGGTTCCAGCCGGCAACCGGGTGACTTGGTGCCGATCACCGGACTCGTCACCGTCGATGGCGATCCGGCCCAAGGTGTGGTGATCCAGCTGCATCCGCCTCAGCCTGACCCACCGCTGGCGCAAGCCATCACGGACGCCGAAGGTCGCTTCGCAATCAGCACGCGGACCGCCGGCGATGGCGCGACCCCGGGAAGTTACGACGTGACGTTTGTTTGGAGCACGTTCAATGCCGTCACGCGATCACAAGAAGGCGATAAGCTGAACGGTCGCTATGCGGATCCGTCAAGCACGTCCATCCACTGGGACGTCCCCGATGCGGATTCTTGGGACGCCGGAACAATCACGTTGTCGACCGAATAA
- the larC gene encoding nickel pincer cofactor biosynthesis protein LarC — protein sequence MARVLYFDCLSGISGDMTLGALVDLGVDVNEIQDAVRSMGLPDVAITADEVKKKGFRAVHVHIEHPPEHAHRHLHHIEEMIDAGDKIDDDAKALAKKIFHVVAEAEAKVHGTTLQKVHFHEVGAIDSIADIVGTAVAMTQLGVDAVMASAVPTGTGEVTIAHGRVSVPAPATAEILRDVPIAGSSIRAELTTPTGAAILKATSRGFGPLPSMTIQKVGYGAGTMDLDAQANVLRVYQGEIQDDAMLAAAGTQFDQVAVMETNLDDCSAEQVADACRRLLNAGALDVFQIPCTMKKGRAAVILNVIAPPSRVGVLESILFRHTTSIGIRKQTMNRSKLVRRAENVDTAWGPVRGKVVQLPDGQERFTVEHDDAAEIADANNRDLVEIRRAAEQAWAEKSSADQAK from the coding sequence ATGGCTCGCGTTCTGTATTTTGATTGTCTCAGTGGCATCAGTGGCGACATGACCTTGGGCGCGTTGGTCGACTTGGGTGTCGACGTTAACGAAATCCAAGACGCCGTGCGTTCGATGGGGCTGCCCGACGTCGCGATCACCGCTGATGAAGTAAAAAAGAAGGGCTTTCGCGCGGTCCACGTCCATATCGAACATCCGCCGGAACACGCGCACCGGCATCTACACCACATCGAAGAAATGATCGATGCGGGCGACAAAATCGATGACGATGCAAAAGCCTTGGCCAAGAAGATCTTTCACGTCGTCGCGGAGGCGGAGGCCAAAGTGCACGGAACGACGCTGCAGAAGGTCCACTTTCACGAAGTCGGCGCGATTGATTCGATCGCCGATATCGTGGGCACCGCGGTTGCGATGACACAGTTGGGCGTCGATGCCGTGATGGCGTCGGCGGTGCCCACCGGAACAGGCGAAGTCACGATCGCACACGGACGGGTTTCGGTACCGGCACCGGCGACCGCCGAAATCTTACGTGATGTGCCGATCGCCGGATCATCGATCCGCGCCGAACTGACCACGCCGACGGGAGCCGCCATTTTGAAAGCGACTTCGCGTGGGTTTGGTCCGTTGCCGTCGATGACGATTCAAAAGGTCGGCTATGGTGCCGGAACGATGGACTTGGATGCCCAAGCGAACGTGTTGCGTGTCTATCAAGGCGAGATACAGGACGACGCAATGTTGGCGGCGGCCGGAACGCAGTTTGATCAAGTCGCGGTGATGGAAACCAACTTGGACGACTGTTCGGCCGAACAAGTCGCCGATGCTTGTCGGCGATTGCTGAATGCCGGCGCGCTGGACGTTTTCCAGATTCCTTGCACGATGAAAAAGGGACGCGCGGCGGTCATCTTGAATGTCATCGCACCGCCCAGCCGCGTTGGTGTGCTGGAATCCATTCTGTTTCGACACACCACATCGATCGGCATTCGCAAGCAGACGATGAATCGCAGCAAGTTGGTCCGACGCGCCGAGAACGTTGACACCGCGTGGGGGCCGGTTCGCGGCAAAGTGGTTCAGTTGCCCGATGGTCAAGAACGCTTCACCGTTGAACACGACGATGCCGCAGAAATCGCGGATGCCAACAATCGCGATCTGGTCGAAATCCGGCGTGCCGCTGAACAGGCCTGGGCCGAAAAGTCATCGGCCGATCAAGCCAAGTGA
- a CDS encoding glycosyltransferase family 2 protein: MHSRPMDNGPMGNRLSALDVDAPHVFDDFDTDTLVVDPDQMLQRIDDAMDLIAQANCIAQDTEAVDQYDVTVVVPVYNERDSLPEVLERLDQVMPPATEIVVIDDASTDGTTDWLKALPQRRNRRVLFRRRNHGKGSAVRLGIRHSRGKVVAIQDADLEYDPADLLRVIWPVLEGKADAVYGSRYLDSRNKDHFLHRLGNGTLTAISNRLTGLKLTDMETCHKAFRGEFLRSIALKECRFGFEPEITAKVAALGGQVIEVPTTYTARGYDEGKKIGWRDAVSALRCMWRYRRG, encoded by the coding sequence ATGCACAGCCGCCCAATGGATAACGGCCCGATGGGAAACCGACTGTCTGCCTTGGATGTCGACGCACCGCACGTCTTTGACGATTTTGATACCGACACACTGGTCGTCGACCCCGACCAAATGCTGCAGCGGATCGACGATGCGATGGATCTGATCGCCCAAGCCAACTGCATCGCCCAAGACACCGAAGCGGTGGATCAGTATGACGTGACCGTCGTGGTGCCCGTGTACAACGAACGTGATTCGTTGCCCGAGGTCTTGGAACGATTGGACCAAGTCATGCCGCCGGCCACCGAAATCGTCGTCATCGATGATGCCAGCACGGACGGCACCACGGATTGGTTGAAGGCATTGCCCCAGCGTCGCAATCGCCGGGTCCTGTTTCGACGTCGAAACCACGGCAAGGGATCCGCCGTTCGGCTGGGCATTCGACACAGTCGCGGTAAAGTCGTGGCGATTCAAGACGCCGATCTGGAATATGATCCCGCCGACCTGTTGCGAGTCATCTGGCCGGTCTTGGAAGGCAAAGCCGACGCGGTGTACGGATCGCGATATCTGGATTCGCGGAACAAGGATCACTTCCTGCATCGCTTGGGTAACGGAACGCTGACGGCGATCAGCAACCGTCTGACCGGTCTGAAACTGACCGACATGGAAACCTGTCACAAAGCGTTCCGCGGGGAGTTCCTGCGGTCCATCGCGCTGAAGGAATGTCGGTTCGGGTTCGAGCCGGAGATCACCGCGAAAGTCGCCGCACTGGGCGGTCAAGTGATCGAAGTTCCGACCACCTACACGGCGCGCGGTTATGACGAAGGCAAAAAGATCGGTTGGCGTGACGCGGTCAGCGCACTGCGTTGCATGTGGCGTTATCGTCGCGGTTGA
- a CDS encoding cation:proton antiporter, whose amino-acid sequence MDLLFYLALVPSLGSAAQWLAHRTNLPSILLLLLFGVGLGQFINPDDFLAELTGGDATAGPKLLFPLVSLSVGIIMFEGGLSLRLEELRESGSAALRLVTIGAAVTMAGVTIAAHQILDFPWRMSLLLGAILVVTGPTVIGPLLRHVRPSRRVASALKWEGIVIDPIGAVLAVLVFEQAFLHGDDPSLRIALGMLAWTSLVGVVLGVLSGWLMTLVLRKFWLPDMLHGVAALSFALLMYAISDQLAHESGLITVTVMGIWLINQKQVDVEHVVELKENLRTLLIGCLFVLLGSRVDINNVIEIGWPGLLFLGVLILVVRPLSVYLSLIGSPLNYREQTFIAGLAPRGIVAAAVSSIFALELQRNAVEGDVASADQLVTVTFLVIVGTVAVYGMLASPLAKFLQLADENNHGVLIAGADAWVREFASELQANQVHVMLVDTNYNKISQAKMDGLGGVCMNILNEHAREELNLAGIGRMMAMTPNDEVNTLSLRECRTLFDRSRLYQLTFSLKNSHGRRGLTKNLLGRELFGEGMTFSAIAAMYQAGATFKSTKLTDAFTYDDFMERYGEDTVLLCVIKDDNSLSINTVGDPLRPVSGQTVLALVHSVPVPPDHAVMQS is encoded by the coding sequence ATGGATCTCCTTTTTTATCTCGCCCTGGTACCTTCACTCGGCAGCGCCGCACAGTGGCTGGCGCACCGGACGAATTTGCCCAGCATTCTGTTGTTGCTGCTGTTCGGCGTCGGCCTGGGCCAATTCATCAATCCCGATGATTTTCTGGCCGAACTGACCGGCGGCGACGCCACGGCAGGCCCCAAATTGCTGTTCCCGCTGGTTTCGCTGTCGGTGGGCATCATCATGTTCGAAGGCGGGCTGTCGCTACGTCTGGAAGAACTGCGTGAATCCGGCAGCGCGGCATTGCGATTGGTGACGATCGGTGCGGCCGTCACGATGGCGGGGGTGACGATCGCGGCACACCAGATCCTGGATTTCCCCTGGCGGATGAGCCTGTTGTTGGGGGCGATCCTGGTGGTCACCGGTCCGACGGTGATCGGACCTTTGCTGCGTCACGTTCGTCCGTCCCGCCGCGTCGCATCGGCGTTGAAGTGGGAAGGCATCGTGATCGACCCGATCGGTGCGGTCTTGGCCGTGCTGGTTTTTGAACAAGCGTTTTTGCATGGGGACGATCCGTCGCTGCGAATCGCTTTGGGCATGCTGGCCTGGACATCGCTGGTCGGTGTCGTCTTGGGCGTGCTAAGTGGTTGGCTGATGACGCTGGTGCTGCGGAAGTTTTGGCTTCCCGACATGCTGCACGGCGTCGCCGCGTTGTCGTTCGCGTTGTTGATGTACGCCATCAGCGATCAACTGGCACACGAATCCGGTCTGATCACGGTCACCGTGATGGGCATATGGTTGATCAATCAAAAACAGGTCGACGTCGAACACGTCGTTGAACTGAAGGAGAACTTGCGAACGCTACTGATCGGATGCCTGTTCGTGCTGTTGGGGTCACGAGTCGACATCAACAACGTGATCGAAATCGGTTGGCCCGGCCTGCTGTTCTTGGGCGTTTTGATTTTGGTGGTGCGTCCGCTGTCGGTGTATCTGTCGCTGATCGGAAGCCCGCTGAATTACCGCGAACAAACCTTCATCGCCGGCCTTGCGCCGCGTGGAATCGTCGCCGCGGCGGTCAGCAGTATCTTTGCATTGGAACTGCAGCGCAATGCGGTCGAAGGCGATGTCGCCAGCGCGGATCAACTGGTCACCGTTACCTTCCTGGTCATCGTCGGTACCGTGGCCGTCTATGGCATGTTGGCTTCACCACTGGCCAAGTTCTTGCAACTGGCTGATGAGAACAATCACGGGGTTCTGATCGCCGGTGCGGATGCTTGGGTGCGTGAATTTGCCAGTGAATTGCAGGCCAACCAAGTCCACGTGATGTTGGTCGACACGAACTACAACAAGATCTCGCAAGCCAAGATGGACGGGCTGGGCGGCGTGTGCATGAACATTTTGAATGAGCATGCCCGCGAAGAACTGAACTTGGCGGGCATCGGCCGCATGATGGCCATGACGCCCAACGATGAAGTCAACACGTTGTCGTTGCGTGAATGCCGCACGCTGTTCGACCGATCGCGTTTGTACCAGTTGACGTTCAGCCTGAAAAACTCACACGGCCGTCGTGGGCTGACAAAAAACTTGCTGGGCCGTGAATTGTTCGGCGAAGGGATGACGTTCTCGGCGATCGCGGCGATGTACCAAGCCGGCGCGACGTTCAAGTCCACCAAGCTGACCGATGCGTTCACCTACGACGACTTCATGGAACGCTACGGTGAAGACACGGTTTTGCTGTGCGTCATCAAGGATGACAATAGCCTGTCGATCAATACGGTCGGCGATCCTTTGCGTCCGGTGTCGGGTCAAACCGTATTGGCACTGGTCCACTCGGTTCCCGTCCCGCCCGATCACGCGGTGATGCAGTCGTGA
- a CDS encoding protein kinase domain-containing protein — protein MDASSENLGHSDDPRGQRRTGAARRESLTTDFSLPNQAETICDETPPVLDSPRYEICGRINRGGMGIIYRARDLTLCRDVVVKVLRQDRNDQAGGLEDFQNESQVISYLSHPGVIPIYDRGRCNDGRPYHVLKLVDGKTLGDVLRQKTMPRFQLLNVFADICETMAFAHSKGIIHLDLKPSNVMVGPFGEVHVMDWGLAHYHSDQPNPPELSCLSNDFENRSRVRGTPEYMAPEQAGGGQVGPATDVFGLGAILCEILTGHPPYEADHVRIVYQMALDASQGQIKDRLRNCDCDPNLRRLAIRCMASSSEDRPADALEVAQAVADYHETALEQLRSDMNRFFELSLDLFCIADFQGFFQRINGNFSRLLGYDDHELKTRPFIDFVHPEDREKTRAQMSVLDRGKPVVRFRNRYQRRDGRYVVLEWTAKAIRSEGVIFAVARDVTELT, from the coding sequence ATGGACGCATCGAGCGAAAATCTGGGGCACTCAGACGATCCGAGGGGCCAGCGGCGAACAGGTGCAGCGCGGCGTGAATCGCTGACCACCGATTTTTCGCTGCCGAATCAAGCCGAGACGATTTGTGACGAAACGCCACCGGTGCTGGACAGTCCCCGGTACGAAATCTGTGGCCGCATCAATCGTGGCGGCATGGGCATCATCTACCGTGCCCGCGACCTGACCTTATGCCGCGACGTTGTCGTCAAAGTTCTGCGGCAGGACCGGAACGATCAAGCCGGCGGCCTGGAAGATTTCCAAAACGAATCGCAAGTCATCAGTTACCTGTCGCATCCCGGGGTCATTCCGATTTACGACCGCGGACGGTGCAATGACGGTCGCCCCTACCACGTGTTGAAACTGGTCGACGGCAAAACACTGGGCGACGTGTTGCGGCAAAAAACGATGCCACGTTTCCAGTTATTGAACGTCTTCGCCGACATCTGTGAAACGATGGCGTTTGCGCATTCCAAGGGAATCATTCACTTGGACCTGAAGCCGTCCAACGTGATGGTCGGACCGTTTGGCGAAGTCCACGTGATGGACTGGGGACTGGCACACTATCACAGCGATCAGCCGAATCCGCCGGAACTGAGCTGTCTGAGCAACGATTTTGAAAACCGTTCGCGGGTCCGTGGCACTCCGGAATACATGGCGCCCGAACAGGCCGGTGGCGGTCAGGTCGGACCGGCGACCGATGTGTTTGGCTTGGGTGCGATTCTTTGCGAAATCTTGACGGGGCATCCGCCCTACGAAGCGGACCATGTTCGAATCGTGTACCAGATGGCGCTGGACGCATCGCAGGGCCAGATCAAGGATCGTTTGCGGAACTGTGATTGCGATCCGAATTTGCGCCGGTTGGCCATCCGGTGCATGGCTTCGTCATCCGAGGACCGTCCGGCCGACGCGTTGGAGGTGGCTCAAGCGGTGGCGGATTACCACGAGACAGCTTTGGAACAACTGCGAAGCGACATGAATCGCTTTTTCGAATTGTCGCTGGACTTGTTTTGCATCGCTGATTTTCAAGGATTTTTCCAGCGGATCAACGGCAATTTTTCACGCCTTCTTGGCTATGACGACCACGAGCTGAAGACGCGTCCCTTCATCGACTTTGTGCACCCCGAGGACCGTGAAAAAACGCGGGCGCAGATGAGTGTGCTGGATCGTGGAAAGCCCGTCGTCCGATTTCGAAACCGGTATCAACGCCGCGACGGTCGGTACGTCGTGCTGGAGTGGACCGCCAAAGCGATCCGCAGCGAAGGTGTCATCTTTGCCGTCGCGCGCGATGTCACCGAATTGACTTGA